In Manis pentadactyla isolate mManPen7 chromosome 11, mManPen7.hap1, whole genome shotgun sequence, one DNA window encodes the following:
- the LOC118913534 gene encoding olfactory receptor 4F3/4F16/4F29: MDGGNHSVVSEFVFLGLTHSWKIQLLLLLFSSVLYVASMTGNILIVFSVTADPHLHSPMYFLLASLSFIDLGACSVTSPKMIYDLFRKHKVISFGGCIAQIFFIHVVGGVEMVLLIAMAFDRYVAICKPLHYLTLMSPRMCVLFLAAAWALGISHSLFQLAFIVNLPFCGPNVLDSFYCDLPRLLRLACTDTYKLQFMVTVNSGFICVGSFFILLISYILILFTVWKHSSSGSSKALSTLSAHITVVLLFFGPTMFVYTWPHPNSQMDKFLAIFDAVLTPFLNPVIYTFRNKDMKAAMKRVCSQLVIYRKVS; the protein is encoded by the coding sequence ATGGATGGAGGGAATCACTCGGTTGTGTCTGAGTTTGTGTTTCTGGGACTCACCCATTCATGGAAGATCCAGCTTCTCCTCCTGCTGTTCTCCTCTGTGCTCTATGTGGCAAGTATGACTGGAAACATCCTCATTGTGTTTTCTGTGACAGCCGATCCTCACTTACATTCCCCCATGTATTTTCTCTTGGCTAGTCTTTCCTTCATTGACTTGGGAGCCTGCTCTGTCACCTCACCCAAGATGATTTATGATCTTTTCAGAAAGCATAAAGTCATCTCCTTTGGAGGTTGCATTGCCCAAATCTTCTTCATCCACGTTGTTGGTGGTGTGGAGATGGTGCTGCTCATTGCCATGGCCTTTGACAGATATGTTGCCATTTGTAAGCCTCTCCACTACTTGACCCTCATGAGCCCACgcatgtgtgttttgtttctggCTGCTGCCTGGGCCCTTGGCATCAGTCACTCACTGTTCCAACTCGCATTTATTGTTAATTTACCCTTCTGTGGTCCTAATGTGTTGGACAGCTTTTACTGTGACCTCCCACGTCTCCTCAGACTGGCCTGTACAGATACTTACAAATTACAGTTCATGGTCACTGTCAACAGTGGGTTTATCTGTGTTGGCTCTTTCTTTATACTCCTCATCTCCTACATCTTGATCCTGTTTACTGTTTGGAAACATTCCTCAAGTGGTTCATCTAAAGCCCTTTCTACCCTATCAGCTCACATCACTGTGGTCCTTTTGTTCTTTGGTCCAACCATGTTTGTCTATACATGGCCACACCCCAATTCACAGATGGACAAGTTTCTTGCTATTTTCGATGCAGTTCTTACTCCTTTTCTGAATCCAGTCATTTACACATTCAGGAATAAAGACATGAAGGCAGCAATGAAGAGAGTATGCAGTCAGTTAGTGATTTATAGGAAGGTCTCATAA